In Ctenopharyngodon idella isolate HZGC_01 chromosome 1, HZGC01, whole genome shotgun sequence, a single genomic region encodes these proteins:
- the pcdh10a gene encoding protocadherin-10a isoform X4 — MILIFLFFSILDGGLSQLHFSVPEEQERGTVVGNIAEDLGLDITKLSARRFQTVPSSRTPYLEVNLENGALVVNERIDREEICRQTVPCLLHLEVFLENPLELFRVEIEVMDINDNPPSFPETDITVEITESATPGTRFPVENAFDPDVGTNALNTYAITTNNYFYLDVQTQGDGNRFAELVLDKPLDREQQAVHRYVLTAVDGGQPQRTGTALLVVKVLDSNDNAPTFDQSVYSVSLRENSPVGTLVIQLNATDMDEGQNGEIVYSLSSHNPPRIRDLFNIDSRTGRIEVTGEVDYEESSTHQIYVQAKDMGPNAVPAHCKVLVKLIDVNDNTPEISFSTVTESVSEQAAPGTVIALLSVTDRDSGENGQMTCELHGEVPFKLKSSFKNYYTIVTDGPLDREKAESYTLTVVAKDKGVPTLSTSKSIKVHVSDENDNAPRFMQSVYDVYVTENNVPGAYIYAVSAVDPDVGQNAYVTYSILECEIQGMSILTYVSINSENGYLYALRSFDYEQIKEFSFMVHAKDSGAPELTANATVNVIIVDQNDNAPSIIAPLGKNGTAREHLPRSAEPGYLVTRIVATDADDGENARLSYSILRGNELGMFRMDWRTGELRTARRVSSKRDPPHPYDLLIEVRDHGQPPLSSSASINVVLVDSVVEGRSGDRGSVKSKEGSLDLTLILIIALGSVSFIFLLAMIVLAVRCQKDKKLNIYTCMAGDSCCQCCSRQARGRKKKLSKSDIMLVQSTNVASTAQVPVEESGSFGSHHQNQNYCYQVCLTPESAKTDLMFLKPCSPSRSTDTEHNPCGAIVTGYADQQPDIISNGSILSSETKHQRTELSYLVDRPRRVNSSAFQEADIVSSKDSGHGDSEQGDSDHDATNRGHTAGADLFSNCTEECKALGHSDRCWMPSFMPGDSRQGADYRSNLHVPGMDAVPDTEHAKGFPSTFRVDIPEKA, encoded by the exons ATGATTTTgatatttctctttttctcgATCTTGGATGGAGGGTTATCGCAGCTGCACTTCTCGGTACCGGAGGAGCAGGAGCGCGGGACGGTTGTGGGAAATATCGCCGAAGATCTGGGGCTGGACATCACCAAACTTTCCGCGCGCCGTTTCCAGACCGTGCCTAGCTCGCGCACGCCGTACCTGGAGGTCAACTTAGAAAACGGAGCGCTGGTGGTGAACGAGCGCATCGACCGAGAGGAGATATGTCGCCAGACCGTCCCGTGCCTCCTGCACCTCGAAGTATTTTTGGAGAACCCGCTCGAGCTGTTCCGCGTCGAGATCGAGGTCATGGATATTAACGACAATCCGCCGAGTTTCCCAGAGACGGACATCACCGTGGAGATCACCGAGAGCGCCACACCGGGCACCCGCTTCCCGGTGGAGAACGCCTTCGACCCTGACGTGGGGACTAATGCCTTGAACACATACGCCATCACCACCAACAACTACTTTTATTTGGACGTACAGACGCAGGGCGACGGCAACCGCTTTGCGGAGCTCGTGCTGGATAAACCCTTGGACCGAGAGCAGCAGGCGGTGCACAGGTACGTGCTTACCGCCGTGGACGGAGGGCAGCCGCAGAGGACCGGCACCGCACTTCTAGTGGTTAAAGTACTGGACTCAAACGATAACGCGCCCACGTTCGATCAATCCGTTTACTCTGTGAGCTTGCGCGAGAACTCTCCAGTTGGCACGCTCGTTATTCAGCTCAATGCCACCGATATGGACGAGGGCCAGAACGGAGAGATTGTTTACTCTCTAAGTAGTCACAATCCGCCGCGTATTCGGGATCTGTTTAACATCGACTCGCGCACCGGGAGGATTGAAGTGACCGGCGAGGTGGATTACGAGGAGAGCAGCACGCATCAGATCTACGTGCAGGCTAAAGACATGGGGCCGAACGCCGTGCCCGCGCACTGCAAAGTTCTGGTCAAACTCATCGACGTCAACGACAACACGCCAGAGATTAGTTTCAGCACGGTCACGGAGTCGGTAAGCGAGCAGGCTGCCCCGGGCACGGTGATCGCTCTGCTGAGCGTCACTGACCGGGACTCCGGCGAGAACGGACAGATGACCTGCGAGCTGCACGGCGAGGTTCCGTTTAAACTCAAGTCGTCTTTCAAAAACTATTACACGATCGTTACGGACGGTCCGCTGGATCGCGAGAAAGCGGAATCGTACACGCTCACGGTGGTCGCCAAAGACAAGGGGGTGCCCACTCTCTCCACAAGCAAGTCCATCAAAGTGCACGTCTCGGACGAGAACGACAATGCGCCTAGATTCATGCAGTCGGTTTACGACGTGTACGTGACAGAGAATAACGTCCCGGGCGCTTACATTTACGCGGTGAGCGCAGTGGATCCTGATGTTGGACAGAACGCCTATGTCACTTACTCCATATTGGAGTGCGAAATACAGGGTATGTCCATCTTAACCTACGTGTCAATCAACTCTGAGAACGGCTACTTGTACGCTCTGCGCTCTTTTGATTACGAGCAAATAAAAGAGTTCAGTTTCATGGTGCACGCCAAGGACTCCGGTGCGCCTGAGTTAACTGCCAACGCCACCGTTAATGTCATCATAGTGGACCAGAATGACAATGCCCCGTCTATAATCGCACCTTTGGGCAAAAACGGCACCGCGAGGGAACATTTGCCCCGCTCAGCCGAGCCGGGATACCTGGTGACCCGTATTGTTGCCACGGATGCTGACGATGGCGAGAACGCGCGCCTGTCGTACAGCATCCTCCGGGGAAATGAGCTCGGGATGTTCCGGATGGACTGGAGAACCGGCGAGCTACGTACCGCGCGCCGGGTATCCAGCAAACGGGATCCGCCGCACCCGTACGACCTGTTGATAGAGGTGCGCGACCACGGCCAGCCGCCGCTCTCGTCCTCCGCGAGTATCAACGTCGTGCTCGTGGACAGCGTAGTGGAGGGCCGGAGCGGCGACCGGGGGTCGGTGAAGTCCAAAGAGGGCTCTCTGGACCTCACTCTCATCCTCATCATCGCTCTCGGCTCCGTGTCCTTCATCTTCCTCCTCGCTATGATCGTGCTGGCAGTGCGCTGTCAGAAGGACAAGAAACTGAACATATACACGTGCATGGCCGGAGACTCGTGCTGTCAGTGCTGCAGTCGCCAAGCGCGCGGGCGCAAGAAGAAGCTCAGTAAATCGGACATCATGCTCGTGCAGAGCACTAATGTGGCCAGTACCGCACAGGTGCCGGTGGAAGAGTCGGGCAGCTTCGGCTCGCACCACCAGAACCAGAACTACTGCTACCAGGTGTGCCTGACACCGGAGTCTGCCAAAACCGACCTGATGTTTCTCAAACCGTGCAGCCCGTCCCGGAGCACAGACACAGAGCACAACCCGTGCGGGGCAATCGTTACCGGATACGCGGATCAGCAACCAGATATCATCTCTAACGGAAGCATTTTATCGAGCGAg ACCAAGCACCAGAGAACTGAGCTCAGCTACCTGGTGGATAGACCCCGTCGTGTTAACAG TTCAGCGTTTCAAGAGGCAGATATCGTCAGTTCTAAAGACAGCGGACATGGAGACAGTGAGCAGGGAGACAGCGACCATGACGCCACCAACCGGGGCCACACAGCAG GAGCTGATCTTTTCTCCAACTGCACTGAAGAGTGCAAGGCTCTGGGTCACTCCGACCGTTGCTGGATGCCCTCCTTCATGCCTGGCGACAGTCGCCAGGGCGCTGATTACCGTAGCAACCTGCACGTCCCAGGAATGGACGCGGTGCCGGACACTGAG CACGCAAAAGGATTTCCTAGCACCTTCCGTGTGGACATTCCTGAAAAAGCGTGA